In one Umezawaea sp. Da 62-37 genomic region, the following are encoded:
- the lipA gene encoding lipoyl synthase produces the protein MTPVPEGRKLLRLEVRNSQTPIEKKPSWIKTKAKMGPEFRELKSLVKREGLHTVCEEAGCPNIYECWEDREATFLIGGEQCTRRCDFCQIDTGKPDDLDRDEPRRVAESVQAMGLRYSTVTGVARDDLDDGGAWLYAETVRLIHQLNPGTGVELLIPDFNAVPEQLAEVFASRPEVLAHNVETVPRIFKRIRPAFRYERSLDVITRAREFGLVTKSNLILGMGETPEEVTQALRDLHSAGCEIITITQYLRPSPRHHPVERWVKPEEFVAHSDDAKAMGFSGVMAGPLVRSSYRAGRLYATAVQERGEELPANLQHLLQAGSAAQEASSLLAPR, from the coding sequence GTGACGCCGGTACCAGAGGGTCGGAAGCTGCTGCGGCTCGAGGTCCGCAACAGCCAGACGCCGATCGAGAAGAAGCCCTCGTGGATCAAGACGAAGGCCAAGATGGGCCCCGAGTTCCGGGAGCTCAAGAGCCTCGTCAAACGCGAAGGGCTGCACACGGTCTGCGAAGAGGCCGGCTGTCCCAACATCTACGAGTGCTGGGAAGACCGCGAGGCCACCTTCCTCATCGGTGGCGAGCAGTGCACCCGGCGCTGCGACTTCTGCCAGATCGACACCGGCAAGCCGGACGACCTCGACCGCGACGAGCCCCGCCGGGTCGCCGAGTCGGTCCAGGCGATGGGCCTGCGCTACTCGACCGTCACCGGCGTCGCCCGCGACGACCTCGACGACGGCGGCGCGTGGCTGTACGCGGAGACCGTGCGGCTGATCCACCAGCTCAACCCCGGCACGGGCGTCGAGCTGCTGATCCCGGACTTCAACGCGGTGCCCGAACAGCTGGCCGAGGTGTTCGCCTCCCGGCCGGAGGTGCTCGCGCACAACGTGGAGACCGTGCCGCGCATCTTCAAGCGCATCCGCCCGGCGTTCCGCTACGAGCGCTCCCTCGACGTGATCACCAGGGCCCGCGAGTTCGGCCTGGTCACCAAGTCGAACCTGATCCTCGGCATGGGCGAGACCCCGGAAGAGGTCACCCAGGCGCTGCGCGACCTGCACAGCGCGGGCTGCGAGATCATCACGATCACCCAGTACCTGCGGCCCTCGCCGCGCCACCACCCGGTCGAGCGCTGGGTGAAGCCCGAGGAGTTCGTCGCGCACTCCGACGACGCCAAGGCCATGGGCTTCTCCGGCGTGATGGCCGGTCCGCTGGTGCGCTCCTCCTACCGCGCGGGACGGCTGTACGCGACCGCCGTGCAGGAGCGCGGCGAGGAACTGCCGGCGAACCTCCAGCACCTGCTCCAGGCCGGGAGCGCCGCCCAGGAGGCCAGCTCGCTGCTCGCCCCCCGCTAG
- a CDS encoding LLM class flavin-dependent oxidoreductase gives MKLDIFNEIQDPRPWTEGHEHQRIAQAVEQAELADETGYGCWWQVEHHGAEEFSLSSAPEMLLAALSQRTTNIRLGHSAVLAPSRFNHPMRIAERAAWLDHLSGGRVELGLTRSTTPEWRLFNTDPADVRPQTAEAFDMIPRMWTEDRFSHSSNNYRISDVPVVPKPYQRPHPPLWQAATSPGSFEDAGRRGVGVLGTTIWESLERVSRMVGLYRAAAEACTAPAGAFVNNQVAFFTFVHCAETDREAMRNGAAAAAAWYTLRALTFFEAADAFVTELARQQAVLAAPDGGGLTGEFLRAEAAGVVGPNEAQLVIGRIIQGEEVSEEEVFEALNAQDSLIVGSPETCRKKLRVYEELGIDRLMSFHQVGALPHEKVMESIRLFGTLIPEFDR, from the coding sequence ATGAAACTCGACATCTTCAACGAGATCCAGGACCCGCGGCCGTGGACGGAAGGCCATGAGCACCAACGCATCGCCCAAGCCGTGGAGCAGGCGGAATTGGCCGACGAGACCGGATACGGGTGCTGGTGGCAGGTCGAACACCACGGCGCCGAGGAGTTCAGCCTGTCGTCCGCGCCGGAAATGCTGCTCGCCGCGCTCTCCCAGCGCACCACCAACATCAGACTCGGCCACTCCGCCGTCCTCGCCCCCTCCCGCTTCAACCACCCGATGCGCATCGCCGAGCGCGCGGCGTGGCTCGACCACCTCAGCGGCGGCCGCGTCGAACTGGGCCTCACCCGCTCGACCACACCGGAATGGCGGCTGTTCAACACCGATCCCGCCGATGTGAGACCGCAGACCGCCGAGGCGTTCGACATGATCCCGCGCATGTGGACGGAGGACCGCTTCTCCCACTCCAGCAACAACTACCGGATCTCCGACGTTCCGGTGGTGCCGAAGCCCTACCAGCGCCCGCACCCGCCGCTGTGGCAGGCGGCGACCAGTCCGGGGTCGTTCGAGGACGCGGGGCGGCGGGGTGTGGGCGTGCTGGGGACAACGATCTGGGAGTCGCTGGAGCGGGTCTCGCGGATGGTCGGGTTATACCGCGCCGCCGCTGAGGCCTGCACGGCGCCCGCGGGGGCGTTCGTGAACAACCAGGTGGCGTTCTTCACGTTCGTGCACTGCGCCGAGACGGATCGGGAGGCGATGCGGAACGGGGCTGCGGCGGCTGCGGCTTGGTACACCTTGCGGGCGTTGACGTTCTTCGAGGCGGCTGATGCTTTTGTGACGGAGTTGGCTCGGCAGCAGGCGGTTCTCGCTGCTCCTGATGGGGGTGGGTTGACCGGTGAGTTCCTGCGGGCTGAGGCGGCTGGTGTTGTTGGTCCGAATGAGGCGCAGTTGGTGATCGGTCGGATCATCCAGGGGGAGGAGGTGTCGGAGGAGGAGGTGTTCGAGGCGTTGAACGCGCAGGATTCGTTGATCGTGGGTAGTCCGGAGACGTGCCGGAAGAAGCTGCGGGTGTACGAAGAGCTGGGGATCGATCGGTTGATGAGTTTCCACCAGGTGGGGGCTTTACCGCATGAGAAAGTGATGGAGTCGATCCGGCTGTTCGGGACGTTGATCCCGGAGTTCGACCGGTAG
- a CDS encoding oxidoreductase: MWTEADIPDQTGRTVVITGANSGLGLRSAEVLSARGARVLMACRSPERGAEALRRVLATGGKAELVELDLADLSSVRRAAADIRERTGDAVDVLMNNAGVMATPRGWTVDHFETQFGTNHLGHAALTWLLMPALRTRPGARVVTLSSLAHKMGGFQVADPNFEARGYSAWQAYGQSKLANLLFANALARHLAAAGLDVTSVAAHPGLTGTNLGANHAKSQGSALLGRAVKVWDAVATQSVEKGALPQLYAATAPGVLPDDYYGPGALGETRGHPRPASRTKAAQDDVTADRLWDLTATLTGVTPDPA, from the coding sequence ATGTGGACCGAAGCGGACATCCCAGACCAGACCGGCCGCACGGTGGTGATCACCGGTGCGAACTCGGGCCTCGGGCTGCGCTCGGCCGAGGTGCTGAGCGCCAGGGGCGCGCGGGTGCTGATGGCCTGCCGCTCCCCCGAACGCGGTGCCGAGGCGCTCCGGCGCGTGCTCGCGACCGGCGGGAAGGCCGAACTCGTCGAACTGGACCTGGCCGACCTGTCGTCGGTCCGCAGAGCCGCGGCCGACATCCGGGAGCGCACCGGTGACGCGGTCGACGTGCTGATGAACAACGCGGGCGTGATGGCGACGCCGCGCGGCTGGACCGTCGACCACTTCGAGACCCAGTTCGGCACCAACCACCTCGGGCACGCCGCCCTCACGTGGCTGCTCATGCCCGCCCTGCGCACCCGGCCCGGCGCCCGCGTGGTGACGCTGTCGAGCCTCGCCCACAAGATGGGCGGCTTCCAGGTCGCGGACCCCAACTTCGAGGCGCGCGGCTACTCGGCGTGGCAGGCGTACGGCCAGTCGAAGCTGGCGAACCTGCTGTTCGCTAACGCCCTGGCCCGGCACCTGGCGGCGGCCGGACTGGACGTGACCTCCGTCGCAGCCCACCCCGGCCTGACCGGCACGAACCTGGGCGCCAACCACGCCAAGTCCCAGGGCAGCGCCCTGCTGGGCCGGGCCGTGAAGGTGTGGGACGCCGTGGCCACCCAGAGCGTGGAGAAGGGCGCGTTGCCGCAGCTCTACGCCGCGACGGCACCCGGCGTGCTGCCCGACGACTACTACGGGCCCGGCGCGCTGGGCGAGACCCGCGGCCACCCCAGGCCCGCGTCCCGGACGAAGGCCGCCCAGGACGACGTGACGGCCGACCGGCTGTGGGATCTCACGGCCACTCTCACCGGCGTCACCCCGGATCCGGCGTGA
- a CDS encoding saccharopine dehydrogenase NADP-binding domain-containing protein produces the protein MTTWMLYGANGYTGGLIAELAVRRGLRPVLAGRSAAKIAPLAERLGLEHRAFDLDRAAEALHDVDVVAHCAGPFSATSRPMVDACLASGTHYTDITGEIDVFEAVAARDGEAKAAGVVLLPGAGFDVVPTDCVAAMLAAALPGATHLDLAFTAGGGTSPGTTKTSVEGSATGGRARVDGELRNVRLGHRRRSAAFRSGARDVGSIPWGDVSTAYRSTGIPNITTFTVMPGLTGHLQALFAPLLRTSLVQGFGKAVAHRIAGPDEALRGRTRSEVWGEVSDAEGRTASMALTAPNGYDLTADAVVRIVQRLLTGDVPAGSHTPSSAFGADFVRTLDGVTVDEPVRT, from the coding sequence ATGACCACGTGGATGCTCTACGGCGCCAACGGGTACACCGGCGGGCTGATCGCCGAACTGGCCGTGCGGCGAGGCCTCCGGCCGGTGCTCGCCGGGCGGTCCGCGGCGAAGATCGCGCCGCTGGCCGAGCGGCTCGGTCTGGAGCACCGCGCGTTCGACCTCGACCGCGCCGCCGAAGCCCTCCACGACGTCGACGTGGTCGCGCACTGCGCGGGCCCGTTCTCGGCCACCTCGCGCCCGATGGTGGACGCGTGCCTGGCGTCCGGCACGCACTACACCGACATCACCGGCGAGATCGACGTGTTCGAGGCCGTCGCCGCTCGTGACGGGGAGGCCAAGGCCGCCGGGGTGGTGCTGCTGCCCGGCGCGGGCTTCGACGTCGTGCCGACCGACTGCGTGGCCGCGATGCTGGCCGCCGCGCTGCCCGGCGCGACGCACCTCGACCTCGCGTTCACCGCGGGCGGCGGGACGAGCCCCGGCACGACGAAGACGTCCGTCGAGGGCAGCGCGACCGGCGGCCGGGCCCGTGTCGACGGCGAGCTGCGCAACGTCCGCCTCGGCCACCGCAGGCGCAGCGCCGCGTTCCGGTCGGGCGCGCGCGACGTCGGGTCGATCCCGTGGGGTGACGTGAGCACGGCCTACCGGTCGACGGGCATCCCGAACATCACCACGTTCACCGTCATGCCCGGCCTCACCGGGCACCTCCAGGCGCTGTTCGCGCCGCTGCTGCGCACCTCGCTGGTGCAGGGCTTCGGCAAGGCCGTGGCGCACCGGATCGCCGGGCCGGACGAGGCGCTGCGCGGCAGGACCCGGTCCGAGGTCTGGGGCGAGGTGTCGGACGCCGAGGGGCGCACCGCGTCCATGGCGCTCACCGCGCCCAACGGCTACGACCTCACCGCGGACGCCGTCGTGCGCATCGTGCAACGGCTCCTGACCGGTGACGTGCCCGCCGGTTCGCACACGCCGTCCAGCGCGTTCGGCGCGGACTTCGTGCGCACCCTCGACGGCGTCACGGTCGACGAGCCGGTCCGGACGTAG
- a CDS encoding TetR/AcrR family transcriptional regulator produces MTTGLRRVEYSESTRQALVDNAVELFTKRGYAGTSLDEVTKRARVTKGALYHHFSGKQGLFEAAFDAVENKFMSRLSAIVSAPGDPWETAIEGLRSYVRVCLEPSYQRIVIHEAPVVMGWERWREAEEHFSYGLLRTAIELLVESGEIEDMPVETTSRLLFGALSAGASTIAAASDPKKASAEVERTIVRVVEGLRVRDGVPPVAPPRSRSRSRRH; encoded by the coding sequence GTGACAACGGGGTTGAGACGCGTCGAGTACTCGGAGTCCACGAGGCAGGCGCTCGTGGACAACGCGGTGGAGCTGTTCACCAAGCGCGGCTACGCGGGCACGTCCCTCGACGAGGTCACCAAGCGCGCCAGGGTCACCAAGGGCGCGCTCTACCACCACTTCAGCGGCAAGCAGGGCCTGTTCGAGGCCGCTTTCGACGCCGTGGAGAACAAGTTCATGAGCCGCCTGTCGGCGATCGTCTCCGCCCCCGGCGACCCGTGGGAGACCGCGATCGAGGGCCTGCGCTCCTACGTCCGGGTCTGCCTGGAGCCCTCCTACCAGCGCATCGTGATCCACGAGGCCCCGGTCGTGATGGGCTGGGAGCGCTGGCGCGAGGCCGAGGAGCACTTCAGCTACGGCCTGCTGCGCACCGCCATCGAACTGCTCGTCGAGTCCGGCGAGATCGAGGACATGCCGGTCGAGACCACCAGCAGGCTGCTGTTCGGCGCGCTGTCCGCGGGCGCCAGCACGATCGCGGCGGCGTCGGACCCGAAGAAGGCCAGCGCCGAGGTCGAACGGACCATCGTGCGCGTCGTCGAGGGGCTGCGGGTGCGCGACGGCGTGCCCCCGGTGGCTCCGCCGCGGAGCCGGTCCCGGTCGCGGAGGCACTAG
- a CDS encoding toll/interleukin-1 receptor domain-containing protein, with protein MASNGVKHVFVSYVREDNDQVDKLCDALEAAQIPYWRDRTALAPGDAWKQRIREAIRSGTLVFLACFSEQSRAKAKSYMNEEITLAAEEFRQLAPGSTWLIPVRFDDGDVPEWELGAGRMLSDLNYADLFGEKYVSNLVALMSTIAKAMGAPGPSAMTVQASIEEADATDRPVLLRRMTKEMILDPEKRIQLDDLISHETQRVLQAMRDEKRFPLQRLEGTTVEQVVQCANVVSSYCRLISPLCASLQVAVRWGEIQTLTPWASALKAIAREAMKPKNGVSGLIELQHVPALLGTFTVALAAVGQGRWDNLKALLIDVMLPAKYGDGLDHLIQIENPWAPFGSLNDLVPNVVARAAKTDEDPFAAFDAFTENRVGKYKTPVADWLHAVLRSHFADQFADDSDYDDAFDRTEVALGVLSQDLDNVRAASLGNTRSGRSYWFGRSTWRANYGTGAAGVMAAEIEVGGLLWPPLSAGLFGGQLDRATVAAKNYVEQFGQMRRFY; from the coding sequence ATGGCAAGCAATGGAGTCAAGCATGTCTTCGTGTCTTACGTGCGCGAGGACAACGACCAGGTCGACAAGTTGTGCGATGCACTGGAAGCCGCACAGATCCCTTACTGGCGTGACCGCACTGCGCTTGCTCCTGGCGATGCGTGGAAGCAGAGGATCCGTGAGGCCATTCGCTCAGGAACGCTTGTGTTTCTTGCTTGTTTCTCTGAGCAGTCGCGTGCAAAGGCCAAGTCTTACATGAACGAAGAGATCACGCTCGCAGCAGAGGAGTTTCGTCAGCTCGCGCCTGGCTCCACTTGGCTAATCCCTGTTCGCTTCGATGACGGTGACGTGCCCGAGTGGGAACTTGGCGCTGGTCGTATGCTGAGCGATCTAAACTATGCAGATTTGTTCGGTGAGAAGTATGTAAGCAACCTGGTTGCTCTCATGAGCACGATAGCTAAAGCGATGGGCGCGCCTGGGCCAAGCGCAATGACGGTTCAGGCATCGATTGAAGAGGCCGATGCAACCGATCGCCCTGTTCTACTTCGTCGCATGACCAAGGAGATGATTCTCGACCCGGAAAAGCGTATCCAACTCGACGACCTTATCTCGCACGAGACTCAGCGCGTCTTGCAAGCCATGCGTGACGAAAAAAGGTTTCCGCTTCAGCGACTCGAGGGCACAACTGTGGAGCAGGTAGTGCAGTGCGCCAATGTCGTTTCGTCTTACTGTCGATTGATCAGTCCTCTTTGTGCATCGCTTCAAGTGGCGGTCCGATGGGGTGAGATTCAGACGTTGACGCCATGGGCATCTGCACTTAAGGCAATCGCCCGTGAAGCAATGAAGCCTAAAAATGGTGTGTCAGGTCTCATCGAATTGCAGCATGTTCCCGCACTGCTTGGTACTTTCACTGTCGCACTCGCTGCTGTTGGCCAAGGCCGTTGGGACAATTTAAAGGCCTTGCTAATTGATGTAATGCTTCCTGCGAAGTACGGTGATGGTCTAGATCATCTTATTCAGATCGAAAACCCTTGGGCTCCATTTGGTAGTTTGAACGACTTGGTTCCTAATGTTGTTGCCAGGGCGGCGAAGACTGATGAAGATCCTTTTGCTGCCTTTGATGCATTCACTGAAAATAGAGTTGGTAAGTATAAGACGCCCGTAGCCGACTGGCTTCACGCGGTTCTTCGCTCTCACTTTGCTGACCAGTTCGCAGATGATTCAGATTATGATGATGCCTTTGATAGAACTGAGGTGGCTCTTGGGGTTCTGTCTCAAGACCTTGACAACGTTCGGGCTGCCAGTCTTGGGAATACGCGATCGGGGCGGTCTTATTGGTTTGGCCGCTCAACGTGGCGGGCCAACTATGGGACTGGAGCTGCGGGCGTAATGGCTGCGGAGATCGAGGTGGGCGGACTCTTATGGCCGCCTCTCTCCGCTGGCTTGTTTGGTGGCCAGCTTGATCGCGCCACTGTCGCTGCTAAAAACTATGTCGAACAGTTCGGTCAAATGAGAAGATTTTACTGA
- a CDS encoding toll/interleukin-1 receptor domain-containing protein has protein sequence MESGAVRHVFVSYVREDGRQVDALCEALDAARIPYWRDRTALAPGDQWKRKILEAIRSGAVVFLACFSEQSRAKSKSYMNEELALAIDEFRMLPPGATWLIPVRFDDGDVPDWDLGAGRTLSDLNYADLFGDKYVSNLVSLIDTISKVVGESGAESATARPNTRENTAGRSPMLHQLIKTMSARAMRSAEEDKTYARDSQRVLDAMGERSAQSFGLDVQLSDKQKHMLKVIWEPMREHGRWPLWDYVQGEMPDPFEAEAILRSMPSIGSFEFGFLHYGIVWYDYRNLAPDSVVRLTVAAAMHISEYEFMGYLFVNALQKLVVRVKQRKASPFEVQRALITSAELAPMDQHFNRQFIQVFPELIHYEPLTLAASQSMGEFGWTMELTRTLLRYEGVGSVEDYIQRVVRLVGEINRDHESSLGSSAVSGDIEKSNTQNSISDSSFGNSVQAGSIGSVNFYGSPIVGRQQDRSVDDE, from the coding sequence GTGGAAAGCGGTGCAGTGAGGCACGTCTTCGTATCCTACGTGCGTGAGGACGGTCGGCAGGTCGACGCGCTCTGCGAGGCGCTCGATGCTGCTCGGATCCCATACTGGCGCGACCGGACGGCCCTTGCTCCGGGCGACCAGTGGAAACGTAAAATTCTTGAGGCTATCCGTTCGGGAGCTGTCGTATTTCTTGCCTGCTTTTCCGAGCAGTCACGCGCCAAGTCGAAATCGTACATGAACGAGGAATTAGCCCTCGCGATCGATGAGTTTCGCATGCTTCCGCCGGGCGCTACATGGCTGATCCCTGTTCGATTTGATGATGGTGATGTTCCCGATTGGGATCTCGGCGCAGGCCGGACGCTGAGCGATCTCAACTACGCAGACTTGTTCGGTGACAAGTACGTTTCTAACTTGGTTTCTTTGATTGACACGATTAGCAAGGTGGTGGGGGAGTCTGGGGCGGAATCGGCGACGGCAAGGCCAAACACGAGAGAAAATACTGCTGGCCGTAGCCCCATGTTGCACCAGTTGATCAAGACAATGTCAGCTAGGGCGATGCGTAGTGCCGAAGAGGATAAGACCTATGCGCGGGACAGTCAGCGTGTTCTCGATGCGATGGGGGAGCGGAGCGCGCAAAGTTTTGGCCTCGATGTACAGCTGTCCGATAAGCAAAAGCATATGCTGAAAGTCATCTGGGAGCCGATGCGTGAGCATGGACGCTGGCCTCTGTGGGATTATGTGCAAGGCGAGATGCCTGATCCGTTTGAGGCTGAAGCGATCCTCCGCTCGATGCCATCTATCGGTTCGTTTGAGTTCGGATTTCTGCACTACGGAATTGTATGGTACGACTACCGCAATCTTGCGCCGGATAGCGTGGTCCGTCTAACCGTTGCTGCAGCGATGCATATATCGGAGTACGAGTTCATGGGCTACTTGTTTGTAAATGCTTTGCAAAAGCTTGTTGTGCGAGTGAAGCAGCGTAAGGCCTCTCCGTTTGAGGTTCAGCGTGCGCTGATAACCTCGGCAGAGCTGGCTCCTATGGATCAGCATTTCAATCGTCAGTTTATTCAAGTTTTTCCAGAGTTGATTCACTATGAGCCATTAACTTTGGCTGCGTCGCAATCGATGGGCGAGTTCGGCTGGACGATGGAGCTCACGCGCACGCTGCTAAGGTATGAAGGTGTTGGCTCTGTTGAAGATTATATTCAGAGGGTCGTCCGCCTTGTTGGTGAAATAAATCGAGATCATGAATCGAGTCTAGGGTCATCGGCGGTCTCGGGCGATATTGAAAAGTCGAATACTCAAAATTCTATTTCTGATTCGAGCTTCGGGAATTCGGTGCAGGCTGGATCTATCGGTAGTGTGAATTTCTATGGCTCGCCGATAGTAGGGCGCCAGCAAGATCGATCGGTAGATGATGAATAA